AAAAGATTGAGAGGGTGGGATTAGGTCTCACAAATACTTGGAGTAGTAAATTCTAATTTTCATTGGACTCTATTAATTGGTATTAGAGCTCCTCCCACGATACTAGGATCTCATGGTTCAATAAAAGATGGAGTCTTTTGAAAACTGGAGAAGAGAATTAGAGCTAGACAGAGAAATCCAAAAATCATGAATGGAGCtgacaaaatttgaaataagaAGAATCAACGAGCTTTGATGGGTGGGGCAATTTCAggtgaataaaaaaatggagaTGATAAGGACATAGGGTTGGATCTTTAGTAGTAGACCTAGTGGTATCACTTTTCATTATAAAGTATAATTATCTCCCTATAACAAAGGCAACGGTATTTCTGCACTAGGCTAGCTGGGATAGAAGTTCGGTCAGTACTTAAAGCAtggcatttaaaaaaaaatattcaggtTGTCGAATTGGCGAATTCCCATTTTGGTTTCACTAGACATGGACAACATGGCTCCAACAAGCTATCTAACCCCCCAATCAGTTTGTATTTTAACGTACAAGCATACTTTTGATCAAAACCCTATTCCATTTCATTTTAGGACACTCTTATGTAATCCCCTATGTTCATTTTTGTTCGTCTTTAACTACATACTAATAAAGGAGGCAACAATTGGGATTTGGAAGGTGCATCATATGACCAACAAAGCAACGATGGAAAATCATGTCCCTACCTATAGCTACTTCACACAAGCACAtacacatgaaaataacaaatacagtataattatgaattaatactattaatatatttataaaaaagggTAAACAAATGGACTTTGTAAGAAAGACACCTCTTATTCGCTTTACAGTGAGACTTTGGTAACCAGTTGATACTTCAATAGCAGCTAATACGATGAAATGATTATCATAATGAGATTTATTAGACACTTAAAAGAAAATCCCCAAGCTAGCATCTCAAGGTACAAAACAACAACgaagaaagatggaaaaataACAGTACTTACCTGTAAGGCAGCGTGCGACGCGACGATGACGGAGGGAACCAATGACAGTGACTGTAGAGTTGACGGTGGAGGGCACAACAGACATTGGTTGACGGAGAGCACAATGGAATATGTATTACGAATGAGGTACATAGGGATTTGTCTTAGAACATGGTGGCAATTACGTAATTAAGGGAGTGTAAAACGATGACGGTTATCACTGAAAACCGTTGTTGTTTTTTCcactttatttacaaaaatgccaccattgtacattctaagatgatttctTAAAACATCTGagaatgtgcgtcgtaaaattatcttttttaagtaGTGTGTATCATATGAGAATGATCATCTtatgtgaaaatgaaaatgactaATCTCATTTGttagattaaaatgaaagatcaagattaaaaaattttaaattcaaattaaaactttatttaatgGTAAAATTTCTAAAAGATTTACCAAACAAGAAATCAAATatcttaaagatttaatttatgtcctttttaaaaaaaattaatttatgtcaaGATCGTCACCACAACAATCACCACCACCACTGTGATCGCTACCATGACCACCTTTGTTGCCATCAACATGATCTCTGCTATTGCTGCCGACACCACCATAGGCAGCGATCACGATTGTGGTGGTGGAAGTAACGATGACAACAATCTTGGTGGTGGCGGCGACTGTTGGTGGTTGTAGTGGCGGCCAAGACAGTTGTTACATAAACGGTCATGACGATGGTGGTGATAGGTTTGAAATATTTTAGGAtgatataaattaaatctttaagatatttgatttttattttgatcttaatctttgattttaatttaacagTTGAGATTGatcattcttatttttcataagatgagaattctcatatatatatatatatatatatatatagagagagagagagagagagagagagaatacaaTTCCGGTGAGGATACTATTTTATGTGAGAACATGAGAACAATAAATAACAATTATCAtatcaagattaaaaataatagatgattgagattaaaataattataattcaaattaaactctAATATATCATCAAATCTATAAAGATCTCAATTATCACTTCATAAAGTATCTCAATCAACCCACATCACCCATCATGATTGTAGTTGCTGCCACCATAACAATCGTTGTAGTCACCACCATAATCACCATCGTCATCAACTGCCACTACCATCGTCGTCAACCGCCATCACCGTTGTCGCCATACATTCGTTGTCATTGTTGCCACCACCATGTCAACTGTTGCAGCCACCACCATGATCGCCGTTATCACCATCATCACTGGTGTCAATCACCACCACCTCCATTGCCATAACTGTCGTCTTCATCATTGTTGCCACCCCCACACACTACAAGTGAAATCAGTCTCTAACTCAATAAGTTAGAGGGCACCATGATCTCTAACCCATGaccaaatataatcaaattttattaattgttactgataaattaaaaagttaaattagaTATTACTTAAAAACTGAGAAAAACCATAAAGACTTAAAAGTACTTTTACTTTGTAGCATATAATAATTTGTCCTTGTATAAGTGCATATTTTGATTGAAGTTAGGAGAGCTTAAAAGTACTTTTACTTTCAAAGTagtaatttttctcttattaatttctttggtctcaaatataaaaaaaatatggtaaaataactaagaaagttagttaattacaattaattgtaataatttcaattaaaaattaatctctCTGTCCCTAATTATAAATCCCTTTTTAGAAAATTGTTTGTCCCTTTTTATAAgacatttttctaatttctagattcattaattatttttttgatacatacacttaattattttctctccaaacattaataaaaaataattaagttgataaagatataagaaaattatgattttttaatgataatacaaataattgataaatttagtgtgattaactaaattaacttcttTTTGTAAGATATGTGAATTAATTGAAATGGTCTTATAATTAGAGATGGAGGGAGTAAATTTTTCCAACTTAACCGTCATTAGAACTTGGTATCAAGGATAAGAAAGTCATTGAAATTAGCACCTCaattaaatgaagaatattttagagacaataacattaaataagataaaattagttgattttttttatatttaaggaaaaaattgtattttattttttttatatttaagatcaGAAGGAATATATGCATTGAAATATGCAATGTTGCATTAAAATTAGCAAATATACCtttgtaattttaaatcaagCATACCCTAAAGCATGTAGACCGAAATAACTTCAAATTCAAACCTTCCCAATCCAAAAAATGAATTGTTTCTATCTTATGAGCTTTCAACGTCATCTCTTAACTTTATATGTTTATGCATCATATATGCCCTTTtacactttttcatttttataaaagaaaagtaaaataaagaaCGAAGAAAAGGTAAGTTGGTCTCTTTTTTCAAAAGAGAGGTGAGTGCATAGgagtcaaaacaataaaatttatcgACCACAATAATCAGTTATGAGATATTATAATTGTAcatcttttttataaataagagaaataagaaaatagagaaaatatgaGATAAGATCAATAATATTGCAATCGAAATAAATACAGATcgagaaaaataatttgtataaataatgGAAATATCTTTACACATTTCTTCACCTGATGATGTGTACCTGATCagttttttatatcattttgcaCTAGTTAccggtatatatatatatatatatatatatatatatatatatatatatatatatatatatgatattagaTAACTACCGTAGTCCATACAGCATCAATAtaattagtgtaaaatattatataaaaataatgtgtaaaggtcaattttttttttatttcttttataaaaagaatagaGATAGATGTTCCCAGTAAATCACGTAGTGCCCCGGGATCGACTTCGTGTCGGCGAAGCTCGTGTACTCCGCCACGCTCGTCTTGAACTCCCTCAGCAGCACGGAGGCGTTCTCGACGGCGTTCTGTAACTCCGCTTCGTCGGTCTTGTCGGAGTCGATGCTCAGAAGCACGTTTTTTCTCCTCACGAAGCTGAAATGTGGGGCGGTGTTGTGGAACCCCGTGACTTGGAGAATGTCGCCTACGCGGTAACGGCACAGACCGGAGTACGTGGTGACGATGAGCTCGTAGGATTTTCCGAGTTCAAGATCTGCAAGGTCGAGCGAGTCACGTGACAAGGTGGAGCTTGAAGAGCTAGAAGATAAATCTTCTTCGTGGGGAAGGAACTCGAAGTAACCCATGTTTGGCATGATGGTGTAGGACACGTCAGAGGGGGTGCAAATAGGGTTTAGGTTAAGCCCAAAGTAACACTCGGATGAGGCGTACATGGTGCAAGCTTTAGGTAGGCCTCCGCTGTAATAATCGAGGGTCGGAATATACTGCGCCATGGCACCGGTCACAATCACGTCCAGATACTTTGTGTTTGGCCAGATTCTTGTGATTATGCGGTCCCAGTTTTCTCCCGAGCATTCTTTCACAATGAAATCAGCGAGTTCTGGATTTGGTGTGAGGATTTGGGTCATGCGTTGTTTGATGGCAAGGTCGGAGattttggggtttagggttccGGTGGAGATGTCGTGGGCTAGTTCAGCCCAATTGAGCTGGAGGAAGCGGATGGCTCGGAGAAGGCCCGAGGCGAAAACGGCTCCGACTCTGAGGACTTGGTGGCGCATGATGAGGCCGCACAGCATTTGGGTGTACATGCTTTGGAAGGAATCGGGGCAGAGGATTGCTTCGTCTGGGCTTGTGTACACGTTGAATGGATCGTAGGGTCTGTTCTTGAATTGGTCGCTCTTGTAGAGGCTAGTTAGCACTGGACGTGCCACTAACCCACTCGGAGTCTTTGTCTCGGCTTTGATGAACAAGAAGAGTAGAGCCTTACCCTTATCCAAATCAGGCACGTATCTGTGTAACGTAACAACATGCACatg
This region of Glycine soja cultivar W05 chromosome 17, ASM419377v2, whole genome shotgun sequence genomic DNA includes:
- the LOC114392997 gene encoding indole-3-acetic acid-amido synthetase GH3.2-like → MAIANCDDKNAKALQFIEDMTQNTDSVQKRVLAEILSQNAKTEYLKRFELNAATDRDTFKSKVPVVSYDDLKHDIQRIANGDRSPILCAHPISEFLTSSGTSAGERKLMPTIRQEMDRRQLLYSLLMPVMNQYVPDLDKGKALLFLFIKAETKTPSGLVARPVLTSLYKSDQFKNRPYDPFNVYTSPDEAILCPDSFQSMYTQMLCGLIMRHQVLRVGAVFASGLLRAIRFLQLNWAELAHDISTGTLNPKISDLAIKQRMTQILTPNPELADFIVKECSGENWDRIITRIWPNTKYLDVIVTGAMAQYIPTLDYYSGGLPKACTMYASSECYFGLNLNPICTPSDVSYTIMPNMGYFEFLPHEEDLSSSSSSSTLSRDSLDLADLELGKSYELIVTTYSGLCRYRVGDILQVTGFHNTAPHFSFVRRKNVLLSIDSDKTDEAELQNAVENASVLLREFKTSVAEYTSFADTKSIPGHYVIYWEHLSLFFL